A part of Candida albicans SC5314 chromosome 2, complete sequence genomic DNA contains:
- the CNT gene encoding Cntp (CNT family H(+)/nucleoside symporter; transports adenosine, uridine, inosine, guanosine, tubercidin; variant alleles for high/low-affinity isoforms; S or G at residue 328 affects specificity; Spider, flow model biofilm induced), translating to MVSPSTDKAPSIVELTPETYQQDVSSDSIDLESGTKKLQNESALQSHEYTTNIDETSSSNTASKLTYIQKLKIRFPYYRLAIDIFIGCFFTAWWLSIVIQPKHRHQWLIPTVIWGMIMVRLITWHIKILPWLLNKVKIVWDFFTGYVYKVLSKKYQRLITGAVITVGVILLGTFVPSETEYSKRKDRAISFFGCIVAIFLLFVTSKAPSKINWNAVIGGMLMQFIIALFVLRTKCGYDVFNFISTLARELLGFAKDGVAFLTNKDVSQLGMFFFTVLPSVAFFVAFIHIWYYFGVIQWAIRKFAYFFFWTLRVSGAEAITAAASPFIGIGESAILIKDLMPYLTKAELHQIMTSGFSTISGAVLVGYIGLGLNPQALVSSCVMSIPASLAVSKLRYPELENPISSGTVMIPKVEDPEEAREKSKDEPQNVLQAFSNGATLGLRIAGTMMIQCMCIIGLVALCNGILTWFGNYWNIDHLTLELMLSYIFYPIGFLLGTPRNEILLVSKLIAYKFIQNEYVAYNLLTNEAPYNEMSKRGTLIATYACCGFANLGSLGITLGVLNTLTNNSRAKDISSSIISALFCGAIATMLSAAIAGMVMHDLNTFHIN from the coding sequence ATGGTTTCTCCGTCCACAGATAAAGCACCATCCATTGTAGAGTTGACTCCAGAAACATATCAACAAGATGTTTCCTCAGATTCAATCGATTTGGAATCAGGTACAAAAAAGCTCCAAAATGAATCAGCTTTGCAATCACACGAGTATACTACCAATATCGATGAAACTTCATCAAGCAACACTGCATCCAAGTTGACTTATatccaaaaattgaaaataagaTTTCCTTATTACAGATTAGCAATTGACATTTTTATCGGTTGCTTTTTCACTGCATGGTGGTTATCTATAGTCATTCAACCTAAACATAGACATCAATGGTTGATTCCAACGGTTATTTGGGGTATGATTATGGTGAGATTGATCACTTGGCACATAAAAATTTTACCATGGTTATTAAACAAAGTCAAAATTGTTTGGGATTTCTTTACTGGTTATGTGTATAAagttttatcaaaaaaatatcaaagaTTAATCACTGGTGCTGTGATTACTGTTGGTGTTATTTTATTAGGTACATTTGTTCCTTCAGAAACTGAATATTCCAAAAGGAAAGATAGAGCCATCTCCTTTTTCGGTTGTATTGTTGCCATATTCTTATTGTTTGTCACTTCAAAAGCTCCTTCGAAAATTAATTGGAATGCGGTTATTGGCGGTATGTTGAtgcaatttattattgcattatttgttttgagAACTAAGTGTGGGTACGATgtatttaatttcatttccaCTTTGGCAAGAGAATTATTGGGTTTCGCCAAAGATGGGGTGGCATTTTTAACTAATAAAGATGTCTCTCAATTAGGAATGTTCTTTTTCACCGTGTTACCTTCAGTGGCTTTTTTCGTGGCGTTCATTCATATTTGGTATTATTTCGGTGTTATTCAATGGGCCATTAGAAAATTTGCttactttttcttttggaCATTAAGAGTTTCTGGTGCTGAAGCCATTACAGCTGCTGCCTCTCCGTTTATCGGTATTGGTGAAAGTGCCattttaattaaagattTGATGCCATATTTGACTAAAGCAGAATTACATCAAATCATGACTTCAGGGTTTAGTACCATTAGTGGTGCTGTTCTTGTTGGTTATATTGGTCTTGGTCTTAATCCACAAGCTTTGGTTAGTAGTTGTGTCATGTCAATTCCTGCATCTCTTGCAGTATCAAAATTAAGATACCCTGAACTTGAAAACCCAATCTCAAGTGGTACAGTAATGATTCCAAAAGTTGAAGACCCTGAAGAAGCAAGggaaaaatcaaaagatGAACCTCAAAATGTCTTGCAAGCATTTTCAAATGGGGCCACTTTAGGGTTGAGAATTGCCGGGACAATGATGATTCAGTGTATGTGTATTATTGGACTTGTTGCCTTATGCAATGGTATTTTAACATGGTTTGGTAACTATTGGAACATTGATCATTTGACTTTGGAATTGATGCTTTCCTACATTTTTTACCCAATTGGATTCTTGTTGGGTACTCCGCgtaatgaaattttgcTTGTTAGTAAATTGATTGCTTATaaattcattcaaaatGAATATGTTGCTTATAATTTGTTAACAAATGAAGCTCCTTATAATGAAATGTCTAAAAGAGGAACATTAATTGCCACCTATGCTTGTTGTGGGTTTGCCAATTTAGGTTCTTTGGGTATTACTTTGGGTGTTTTGAATACATTGACAAACAATTCTAGAGCCAAAGATATTTCTTCAAGTATTATATCTGCTTTGTTCTGTGGTGCCATTGCCACTATGTTATCTGCTGCCATTGCTGGTATGGTTATGCATGATTTAAACACTTTCCACATTAACTAG
- a CDS encoding uncharacterized protein (Ortholog of C. dubliniensis CD36 : Cd36_20450, C. parapsilosis CDC317 : CPAR2_104160, Candida tenuis NRRL Y-1498 : CANTEDRAFT_95516 and Debaryomyces hansenii CBS767 : DEHA2F05192g) yields the protein MSSESLPISSSSSSSSSNRKKANESVLEEAIVRSSIDTIDLITPKKLSNLSIKTTADDLQSNIEGYQEFLSNANTLFGERPLADYQYLWLETIYRLTFTLVKLKKSFSQLYLHAQPYEIESIGPKAIVLNAKLMQATEELSILMCEFFNNALSIVVAFENRVQSLIGQCLKLLLLEEMEDDRFDHISNAVLQQIQVYLINHKVGIEILIRFSETVYKLGKSPLILPLLQEFDPELPMNLIASNAINLVDVMNFYRYVSFNLVSLSVNDKKYAKLAEIYFRILLAFPNLNLKLYVKDEDEKGMFRDKRDEFIINLSERQELSLMYVLNYLLAVGSLRKLLESSQLYQKELSFLVNSVSLSLSKDIDKLASQTTSTRSSMVSIPQYNMEIERKLEIEKKLASSKYKYSSLSSVIFNGSYKEKLRLVVNFGESLLAPNLLVKKLKNKSIDNNDSYVESNKVVERLIHAMNKIEEDLLAVL from the coding sequence ATGTCTTCAGAGTCGTTACCaatatcatcttcatcttcttcatcatcatcaaatcGCAAGAAAGCTAATGAACTGGTATTAGAAGAAGCTATTGTCCGTAGTTCTATTGATACTATTGATCTAATAACTCCCAAAAAACTCAGTAATTTATCTATCAAAACAACTGCAGATGACttacaatcaaatattgaagGATATCAGGAATTTTTATCTAATGCCAACACTTTGTTTGGAGAAAGACCTTTGGCTGATTATCAATATCTATGGTTGGAAACAATTTATCGATTAACATTTACTTTGGtcaaattaaagaaatcattTAGTCAATTGTATCTACATGCACAACCGtatgaaattgaatctaTTGGTCCAAAGGCAATTGTGTTAAATGCTAAATTGATGCAAGCTACAGAAGAATTGAGTATACTTATGTGTgagtttttcaataatgccCTTTCAATAGTAGTTGCGTTTGAGAATAGAGTGCAAAGTTTGATTGGACAAtgtttaaaattattattacttgAAGAAATGGAAGATGATAGATTTGACCATATCTCTAATGCGGTATTACAACAGATCCAGGTGTATTTGATTAATCATAAGGTTGGCATTGAAATTCTTATTAGATTTAGTGAAACGGTTTATAAATTGGGTAAATCACCCTTGATTTTACCACTTttacaagaatttgatCCTGAGCTACCTATGAATTTGATTGCTTCCAATGCTATCAATTTGGTCGATGTGATGAATTTTTATCGTTAtgtttcattcaatttagtGTCGTTATCAGTGAATGACAAAAAATATGCCAAATTGGCAGAGATTTATTTCAGAATTTTGTTAGCTTTCcctaatttgaatttaaagtTATACgttaaagatgaagatgaaaaggGCATGTTTAGGGATAAGCGCGAtgaattcattatcaatttacTGGAAAGACAAGAGCTTTCGTTGATGTATGTGTTAAATTATCTTTTAGCTGTTGGATCATTACGAAAGCTACTCGAATCGTCTCAGTTGTACCAAAAAGAGTTGTCATTTCTTGTTAATAGTGTTTCCTTGTCACTTTCTAAGGATATAGACAAATTGGCGTCACAAACAACAAGTACAAGATCAAGTATGGTGTCTATACCGCAATATAATATGGAAATCGAAagaaaattggaaattgaaaaaaaattggcGAGTAGTAAATACAAATACAGTTCTTTAAGCAGTGTTATATTCAATGGTTCATACAAGGAAAAACTACGATTAGTAGTGAATTTCGGTGAATCTTTACTTGCTCCCAATTTACttgtgaaaaaattgaaaaacaaaagtaTCGATAACAATGATAGTTATGTTGAGTCGAATAAAGTTGTAGAAAGGTTGATCCATGCAATgaacaaaattgaagaagatttattaGCAGTTTTATAG
- a CDS encoding N-acetyltransferase (Ortholog(s) have N-acetyltransferase activity, role in response to drug and nuclear envelope, plasma membrane localization), giving the protein MTSLRKASFFERYQICRTENKYYSNFNITVEYPFPITKAKLSRALSHLIKDNPILGCNFFGSTDNDYRDYVLKSIPITFDSVVEYTEYDVNPEFFEFLNTIYFEMNCTKPLWKLFIKDSIITICCNHAYFDGNGGAFFHKELFRLLLDTSDDAEFQNVLSKEVDSLSESVTEVCSLYKTPIWFLIRGALQLWLPNWMRKLVAYFTYPNINKYPMFQNKPISLNQHTNFSVINLNNDIVSKMLAITRSTSTKLTPWLITIALQTFQEFHPNRSMSIAIPLNGRRYYDLDMFQVAVAESSIDIEPITNPIATTNYITKRLQRDLDSRHPFYFVGLLKYINIGSFLKSKIGTHKRSTMEISNVGKMPLPCWFSQDNGFSSHLQFNVVSSPQGMNIVIGLLDLDVDSYTKAFLKRLMAVVDEYIDTN; this is encoded by the coding sequence ATGACAAGCTTACGTAAAGCCtcattttttgaaagataTCAAATATGCCGTACTGAAAACAAGTATTATCTGAATTTTAATATAACTGTTGAATACCCTTTCCCTATAACAAAAGCCAAATTATCCCGAGCCTTATCACACTTAATTAAAGATAATCCAATTTTAGGTTGCAATTTCTTTGGTAGCACTGACAATGATTATAGAGATTATGTATTGAAGAGTATCCCCATTACATTTGACTCTGTTGTTGAGTATACTGAATATGATGTCAATCcagaattttttgaatttttgaacactatttattttgaaatgaaTTGTACCAAACCTTTATGgaaattatttataaaagACAGTATAATAACTATTTGTTGTAACCATGCTTACTTTGATGGTAATGGTGGAGCATTCTTCcataaagaattatttcGATTATTACTAGATACCAGTGATGATGCtgaatttcaaaatgtTTTGAGTAAAGAAGTGGATTCATTGTCTGAATCAGTAACTGAGGTTTGTTCCTTATACAAAACACCAATATGGTTTTTAATAAGAGGAGCTTTGCAATTATGGTTACCAAATTGGATGAGAAAGTTAGTGGCTTACTTCACTTATCCAAACATCAATAAATACCCaatgtttcaaaataaaccCATATCGTTGAATCAACATACAAACTTTAGTGTGattaatttgaataatgatATAGTGTCAAAAATGTTAGCCATTACCAGATCTACATCAACAAAGTTAACGCCATGGCTCATTACCATTGCCTTACAAACATTTCAAGAATTTCACCCTAATAGGTCTATGTCTATAGCGATTCCATTAAATGGTAGAAGGTATTATGATTTGGATATGTTTCAGGTTGCCGTGGCTGAAAGTAGTATAGATATCGAACCAATCACCAATCCAATTGCTACCACAAATTACATTACAAAACGTTTACAACGTGATCTTGACTCTCGTCATCCATTCTATTTTGTTGGACTTTTGAAATACATTAATATTGGATCGTTTCTTAAATCAAAGATAGGTACACATAAACGGTCAACCATGGAGATTTCGAATGTTGGGAAAATGCCATTACCATGTTGGTTCAGTCAAGATAATGGGTTCCTGTCTCATTTACAATTCAATGTGGTTTCATCACCTCAAGGAATGAACATAGTGATAGGACTTCTTGATTTAGATGTTGATAGTTATACTAAAGCGTTTCTAAAGCGGTTAATGGCTGTTGTAGATGAGTACATAGATACTAATTAA
- the FAA2-1 gene encoding Faa2-1p (Predicted long chain fatty acid CoA ligase; upregulated upon phagocytosis; induced by nitric oxide independent of Yhb1), which yields MSILLREPPEHIYHTIQKQNLDANQISNTVAIPSSQEPGHSHIYRNAYNPKHLFSTPYPGIDTLYDTFELSAAVNADKPCLGSRIKNSDGTFGAYTFQTYHEIRERRNNLGSGIFYVLENNPYKTDSDTHKKLSYDSEKSKDSFVLTVYSHNRPEWALCDLTCVAYSITNTALYSTLGPETSEYILELTESPIVVCTKDKVLDLIKLKKNNPEKLRNLIAIISMDKLELEDNKLTSLAHENSISLFDMGQVEKLGSLNPLAPIPPKPDDVFTISFTSGTTGAAPKGVVLTHKNLVCGITVHVAGFGLVPGRIHYSFLPLAHIYERVFLQYGLISGMKIGYPQGPSPTTLFEDIKVLEPTFLCLVPRVYTKLEAAIKAQTVDSDKPLMKYLFTKAINNKLELQQQEDHVNPSNLAYDWLLNSLRKKIGMKNVELFVTGSAPLAEETYFFLRAALNLPRGFHSGYGLTESVSGCSVSPGHANKFSSGPIGVSTEMRLRDIPEMGYFAKDEVGPRGELLLRGPQIFPRYYKNPEETAKAFDENGWFCTGDVAHIDAATGRINIIDRVKNFFKLAQGEYVSPEKIEGLYLAQFPYISQLFVHSNSLQTYLVGVVGLDPTTIASYIKKRFHDKIEKEADILQFLNSPQNKKIMLQDMNKVIAKELQGFEKLHNITVSFEPLTVEKGVITPTMKIRRPIAAKYFQNEIDQMYEEGSLVKNGAL from the coding sequence atgtcaatattattaagaGAACCTCCAGAACATATTTACCATacaattcaaaaacaaaatcttGACGCAAACCAAATCTCGAACACTGTGGCAATTCCAAGCTCTCAAGAACCAGGCCATTCCCACATTTACAGAAATGCTTATAATCCTAAACATTTGTTTTCTACTCCATACCCTGGAATTGACACGTTGTATGATACTTTTGAATTAAGTGCCGCGGTGAATGCCGACAAACCTTGTCTTGGTAGTAGAATCAAAAATAGCGACGGTACTTTTGGAGCATACACGTTTCAAACATACCATGAAATACGTGAAAGACGTAACAATCTTGGATCAGGTATTTTTTACGTGTTGGAAAACAATCCGTACAAGACTGACAGCGATACTCATAAAAAATTGAGTTATGATTCAGAAAAGAGCAAAGATTCATTTGTACTTACTGTTTACTCACATAATCGTCCAGAATGGGCCTTGTGTGATTTGACTTGTGTTGCCTACTCAATTACCAATACTGCATTGTACAGCACTTTGGGCCCAGAAACTAGTGAATACATTTTGGAATTGACGGAATCCCCTATAGTTGTTTGTACAAAAGATAAGGTTCTTgatttgatcaaattaaagaaaaacaacCCAGAAAAATTACGGAATTTAATTGCCATTATCTCCATGGACAAATTGGAGTTGGAAGATAACAAATTGACTTCTTTAGCTCATGAGAATTCAATCAGTTTGTTTGATATGGGtcaagttgaaaaattggggTCCCTTAACCCATTGGCACCAATCCCACCTAAACCTGATGATGTTTTCACCATATCTTTCACTTCAGGTACCACTGGTGCTGCACCTAAGGGGGTCGTTTTAACCCACAAAAATTTGGTGTGTGGAATCACTGTTCACGTTGCTGGATTTGGGTTGGTTCCTGGACGTATCCATTACAGTTTTTTGCCTTTGGCCCACATATACGAGAGagtttttcttcaatatgGTTTAATATCCGGTATGAAGATTGGATATCCTCAGGGTCCACTGCCAACAACCTTATTTGAGGACATTAAGGTATTAGAGCCAACATTTTTGTGCTTAGTGCCAAGAGTTTATACAAAGTTGGAGGCAGCAATTAAAGCCCAAACAGTGGACAGTGACAAGCCCTTAATGAAGTATTTGTTTACAAAAGccattaataataaattggaGTTGCAACAACAGGAAGACCATGTTAATCCTAGCAATTTGGCTTACGACTGGTTGTTGAATCTGTTGCGGAAAAAGATAGGTATGAAAAATGTGGAGCTTTTTGTTACTGGATCAGCCCCGCTTGCAGAGGAAacttatttctttttaagGGCAGCTTTGAATTTACCACGGGGATTCCACTCTGGTTACGGGTTAACAGAAAGTGTTAGTGGTTGCTCTGTGTCTCCTGGCCATGCCAACAAATTCTCGTCAGGTCCAATTGGTGTGTCAACAGAAATGAGATTGAGAGACATTCCAGAAATGGGATACTTTGCTAAAGATGAAGTAGGTCCTCGTGGAGAATTGTTATTAAGAGGACCCCAAATTTTCCCTCGTTACTACAAGAACCCTGAGGAAACAGCCAAAGCTTTTGACGAAAATGGCTGGTTCTGTACAGGTGATGTGGCACACATTGACGCAGCTACTGGAAGAATCAACATTATAGACAGAGtgaaaaactttttcaaattggcaCAAGGGGAATACGTCAGTCCAGAGAAGATTGAAGGGTTATATTTGGCACAATTCCCTTATATCTCTCAATTGTTTGTCCATAGTAATTCATTACAAACATATCTTGTTGGTGTTGTAGGGTTAGATCCAACAACCATTGCCAGTTACATCAAGAAGAGATTTCATGATaagattgaaaaagagGCAGATATTCTCCAGTTTTTGAACTCTCCTCAGAATAAAAAGATTATGTTACAAGATATGAACAAGGTCATTGCTAAGGAGTTGCAaggttttgaaaaattgcaTAATATCACAGTTTCTTTTGAGCCTTTGACAGTTGAAAAGGGTGTCATTACACCAACAATGAAAATCAGAAGACCAATTGCTGCCAAATACTTCCAAAATGAGATTGATCAAATGTATGAAGAAGGCTCTTTGGTGAAGAATGGAGCTTTATAG
- a CDS encoding uncharacterized protein (Ortholog(s) have 8-oxo-dGDP phosphatase activity): MVQSLLNVINEVDSFRLNDTYYKLLTHDARAVLGYIAPFVAQFFQHTPSFEFDGDAKTIKIGSEYDSFEKRNALFQDIGNQWRQYPKFHELLDKGWRNELYTVYNPSSVPYMLIERAFSVLLGVVTYGVHINGYVPPENSSNGKLKFWVPRRSATKPTYPGKLDNTVAGGLGYPYGLTETVIKECFEEAGLEEEFVKSHIKSTGVVSYMYLTKDGRVQPEVEYTYDIKFDDEENIIKPQDGEAEDFQLLDVDQVLEKLHNKEFKPNCGLIIVDFLIRHGHITPENEPNYLEIVSRCHVAMPFATR, translated from the coding sequence ATGGTACAGTCTTTGCTAAATGTCATAAATGAAGTTGACTCTTTTCGACTCAATGATACTTACTATAAATTGTTAACGCACGATGCCAGGGCAGTTTTAGGGTATATTGCACCTTTTGTTGCTCAATTCTTTCAACATACTCcatcatttgaatttgatggTGATGCCAAGACCATAAAGATAGGAAGTGAATATGATTCCTTTGAGAAACGAAATGCCCTTTTTCAAGATATTGGTAATCAATGGAGACAGTATCCTAAGTTTCACGAATTGCTTGATAAAGGTTGGAGAAATGAGTTGTACACTGTCTATAATCCGAGCAGTGTCCCATACATGTTAATTGAAAGAGCATTCTCAGTTTTATTGGGGGTAGTAACGTATGGTGTTCATATTAATGGATACGTCCCTCCAGAGAACTCATCAAATgggaaattgaaattctGGGTTCCTCGAAGATCAGCTACAAAACCAACTTATCCAGGAAAATTAGATAATACTGTTGCAGGTGGGTTGGGGTATCCATATGGCCTAACTGAAACTGTCATCAAGGAATGCTTTGAGGAAGCTGGATTGGAGGAGGAATTTGTAAAGTCGCATATTAAAAGCACTGGTGTCGTGTCATATATGTACTTGACAAAAGATGGAAGAGTACAACCAGAGGTAGAATATACGTATGACATCAAATTtgacgatgaagaaaatattatcaaaccGCAAGATGGGGAAGCTGAAGACTTTCAACTTTTGGATGTTGATCAAGTATTGGAAAAACTTCATAACAAGGAATTTAAACCGAATTGCGGGTTGATAATAGTGGATTTTTTGATTAGACATGGTCATATTACTCCAGAGAATGAGCCAAATTATTTAGAAATTGTATCAAGATGTCATGTTGCGATGCCATTTGCTACTAGATAG